In a genomic window of Gemmatimonas sp.:
- a CDS encoding flagellar basal body-associated FliL family protein, which translates to MANETPQAPEGAPAAPTKAKLPMLIGMVAVGLALGGGTGAAVLGPMVAKKMGKVTPIAAAADSAHGGDAAAADGEHAAPAEGGKEGGAAEAAIHVLDNMVLNPAGSGGSRYLLLTVAIEVGSPAAIESFKARDAELRDIVLTTLGTKPVEQLTDMATREQFKVEIIKAVDERFGKKSVKRIYFPQFVVQ; encoded by the coding sequence ATGGCTAACGAAACCCCGCAGGCTCCAGAAGGCGCACCCGCTGCGCCTACCAAAGCAAAACTCCCGATGCTGATCGGCATGGTTGCCGTCGGTCTGGCGCTGGGTGGTGGTACCGGGGCAGCGGTACTCGGACCGATGGTTGCCAAGAAAATGGGCAAGGTCACGCCGATCGCCGCCGCTGCGGATAGCGCGCACGGCGGGGACGCGGCGGCGGCCGACGGCGAGCATGCTGCACCCGCCGAGGGTGGCAAGGAAGGCGGAGCCGCCGAGGCCGCGATCCACGTGCTCGACAACATGGTACTGAACCCGGCCGGCAGTGGTGGCTCGCGCTACCTCCTGCTCACCGTCGCGATCGAAGTCGGCTCGCCCGCCGCGATCGAGAGCTTCAAGGCACGCGACGCGGAACTGCGCGACATCGTGCTGACCACGCTGGGCACGAAGCCCGTCGAGCAGCTCACCGACATGGCCACGCGCGAACAGTTCAAGGTCGAAATCATAAAGGCGGTGGACGAGCGCTTCGGCAAGAAGTCGGTGAAGCGCATCTACTTCCCGCAGTTCGTCGTTCAGTAA
- a CDS encoding FliM/FliN family flagellar motor switch protein: protein MSSETLSQHDIDRLLGGGSRQSPTAAAAMDVQVYDFRRPHRVSKERLRTLEAMYERLVKGLEAWLISRVRGQIEVRLQSVEQFSFGEFTLSLPMPCSSFIFDITGTGQKGVIDVGPEFSTYIIDRLFGGEGTGSALTRALTPIERMAVRSVADKVSGLLQEIWQDHVAMDLNITGFESSPEILQVVNREDPVLVANVEFTTGNVSSLLLICLPFSVLDKFFTSSGQQRNALLTTSDQERETTRLRSETALRATKVPLTARLPDFQLSMRDIAGITEGTIIPTGIPTDARVIVRAGTQERFIGHPGRVSGNLAVRILDAVPSATTSDPRTTSA, encoded by the coding sequence ATGAGCTCCGAAACTCTCAGCCAGCATGACATCGACCGCCTCCTCGGTGGCGGCTCCCGCCAGTCGCCGACGGCGGCAGCGGCGATGGACGTGCAGGTGTACGACTTCCGTCGTCCGCACCGCGTCTCCAAGGAACGCCTTCGCACCCTCGAAGCGATGTACGAGCGCCTGGTGAAGGGCCTGGAAGCGTGGCTCATCTCGCGTGTGCGCGGACAGATCGAAGTCCGACTACAAAGCGTCGAGCAGTTCTCGTTCGGTGAGTTCACGCTCTCGCTGCCGATGCCCTGCTCGTCATTCATTTTCGACATCACGGGCACGGGGCAGAAGGGCGTCATCGACGTCGGCCCCGAGTTCAGCACCTACATCATTGATCGCCTGTTCGGTGGCGAGGGCACGGGCAGCGCGCTCACGCGTGCGCTGACCCCCATCGAGCGGATGGCCGTCCGGTCAGTCGCCGACAAGGTCAGCGGACTCCTGCAGGAGATCTGGCAGGACCATGTCGCGATGGATCTCAACATCACGGGCTTCGAGTCGTCGCCCGAAATCCTGCAGGTCGTCAACCGCGAAGACCCCGTACTCGTGGCGAACGTCGAGTTCACCACCGGCAACGTGAGCAGCCTGCTCCTGATCTGCCTGCCCTTCTCGGTGCTCGACAAGTTCTTCACGTCGAGTGGACAGCAACGCAATGCGCTGCTCACCACCAGCGATCAGGAACGCGAGACCACGCGCCTTCGCAGCGAGACCGCGCTCCGCGCCACGAAGGTGCCGCTCACGGCGCGCCTTCCTGACTTCCAGCTCTCGATGCGTGACATCGCCGGCATTACCGAAGGCACCATCATCCCCACCGGCATTCCGACCGACGCGCGCGTCATTGTGCGCGCCGGCACGCAGGAACGCTTCATCGGCCATCCGGGCCGCGTAAGCGGAAATCTCGCGGTGCGCATCCTCGATGCCGTACCCAGCGCCACGACCTCAGACCCACGGACGACCTCCGCATGA
- the fliN gene encoding flagellar motor switch protein FliN: MNPAEIDALVASAQAAKAAGQPISSLMDESATPSAAPVRAPQLTEFEQTMMSTTEVPIGMLLDLTLPVSIELGRTSMTVQEILRLGRGSVIQLDRLAGEPIDIYVGDRRFAEGEVVVLGEHFGVRITRVLANPAASSAANAA, from the coding sequence ATGAACCCCGCCGAAATCGACGCGCTCGTCGCCAGCGCGCAGGCCGCCAAGGCGGCTGGTCAGCCCATCTCGTCGCTCATGGACGAATCAGCCACGCCCTCCGCGGCGCCGGTGCGCGCACCGCAGCTCACCGAGTTCGAGCAGACGATGATGAGCACCACGGAGGTGCCGATCGGCATGCTCCTGGATCTCACCCTCCCCGTCTCCATCGAACTGGGTCGCACCTCGATGACGGTGCAGGAAATTCTGCGCCTCGGTCGTGGCTCCGTGATTCAGCTCGACCGACTCGCCGGTGAGCCCATCGACATCTATGTCGGCGACCGCCGCTTCGCGGAAGGCGAAGTCGTGGTGCTCGGCGAACACTTCGGCGTGCGCATCACGCGCGTGCTGGCCAATCCGGCCGCCTCCAGCGCTGCCAACGCCGCGTAA
- the fliP gene encoding flagellar type III secretion system pore protein FliP (The bacterial flagellar biogenesis protein FliP forms a type III secretion system (T3SS)-type pore required for flagellar assembly.): MLTAALGVVAALAFVLGLGAVCLWALKRFGAGALASKTRVPLEVVQRIPLGPKTGLAVVRVGERVMALSVGEGGVRQLFELDEVDRQRVIATSTLPVPMVSSAAASASFSMPTALPSALPGMFGAMFRRSLNATNVQAAMSEADAEHLGAFLVPSAPRVAVLPFSSAEPSEVPAFLTAAVTTRRGEAITYTPQSATSSTQQADRDFRAMLGISLGGATRLATFAAAMFLLGATSLSAQAATQSTPPRPATPAAAAAAPTPLQAPALPGAPATTTTLAAPTAPGAPDFSLPASLQSVTQDLVQKAAAAEAATKPAAAKPKSRNSRLGATPGADNGAVLTAQAAASRRPMSQMVDDSARDASGRANTASPAPVGTDDAIMRMMPQMDVKLGGDGETGGLRLNGTVGIVVMMGLLTLLPTLLLMMTGFTRILIVLHFLKQAMGTQSAPPAHLLAGMALLLTGFVMTPTLTQVNRQAIEPWLEGKMTQVEMMKTGVKPMREFMLRQTRESDLKTFVEMSRMPRPNTVDDVPLHVLMSAFVASELRTAFQIGFAIYLPFIIIDAVVASVLMSMGMMMLPPAMISLPFKLLLFVLVDGWTLTITSLVQSFK; the protein is encoded by the coding sequence ATGCTGACCGCTGCACTCGGTGTCGTCGCTGCTCTCGCCTTCGTCCTCGGACTTGGCGCCGTCTGTCTCTGGGCGCTCAAGCGCTTCGGAGCCGGCGCCCTCGCCTCGAAAACGCGTGTGCCGTTGGAAGTCGTGCAGCGCATTCCGCTGGGCCCGAAGACGGGGCTCGCCGTGGTGCGCGTGGGAGAACGGGTGATGGCGCTCTCGGTCGGCGAAGGTGGTGTCCGTCAGCTGTTCGAACTCGATGAAGTCGACCGCCAGCGCGTGATTGCGACCAGCACGTTGCCGGTGCCGATGGTCTCCAGCGCGGCTGCTTCCGCGTCGTTCTCCATGCCGACCGCACTGCCTTCGGCCTTGCCGGGCATGTTCGGCGCGATGTTCCGCCGCTCACTCAACGCCACGAATGTGCAGGCCGCGATGTCGGAGGCGGATGCCGAGCACCTTGGCGCGTTCTTGGTGCCCAGTGCGCCGCGCGTCGCCGTGTTGCCGTTCTCGTCGGCCGAGCCGAGCGAAGTCCCCGCATTTCTGACGGCCGCCGTGACCACGCGCCGCGGAGAGGCGATCACGTATACGCCGCAGTCGGCGACGTCTTCCACGCAGCAGGCCGATCGCGACTTCCGGGCGATGCTCGGCATTTCGTTGGGCGGCGCGACGCGTCTCGCGACCTTCGCCGCCGCGATGTTCCTGCTCGGCGCCACGTCGCTGAGCGCGCAGGCCGCAACCCAGAGTACGCCGCCGCGGCCGGCCACGCCGGCAGCCGCGGCGGCCGCGCCCACGCCACTCCAAGCACCGGCACTGCCGGGTGCCCCCGCGACGACGACCACGCTGGCCGCGCCGACGGCACCGGGTGCGCCCGACTTTTCGCTGCCGGCCTCGCTGCAGAGCGTGACGCAGGACCTCGTGCAAAAGGCCGCGGCGGCAGAAGCGGCCACCAAGCCCGCCGCCGCAAAGCCCAAGAGCCGCAATTCGCGCCTGGGCGCAACGCCAGGCGCCGACAACGGGGCCGTGCTGACGGCGCAGGCCGCCGCGTCGCGCCGTCCGATGTCACAGATGGTGGACGACTCGGCCCGCGACGCGAGCGGACGCGCCAACACCGCGTCACCGGCGCCGGTCGGCACCGACGATGCGATCATGCGCATGATGCCGCAGATGGATGTGAAGCTCGGCGGCGACGGCGAGACCGGTGGCCTGCGCCTGAACGGCACCGTCGGCATCGTGGTCATGATGGGGCTGCTCACGCTGCTCCCCACCCTGCTGCTCATGATGACGGGCTTCACCCGCATCCTGATCGTGCTGCACTTCCTGAAGCAGGCGATGGGTACGCAGAGTGCGCCGCCGGCGCACCTGCTGGCCGGCATGGCGCTGCTGCTGACGGGCTTCGTGATGACGCCCACGCTCACGCAAGTGAATCGCCAGGCTATTGAGCCTTGGCTCGAAGGCAAGATGACGCAGGTCGAGATGATGAAGACCGGCGTGAAGCCGATGCGCGAGTTCATGCTGCGTCAGACCCGCGAATCGGATCTCAAGACGTTCGTCGAAATGAGCCGGATGCCGCGCCCGAACACCGTGGACGATGTGCCGCTGCACGTCTTGATGTCGGCCTTCGTGGCCAGCGAACTGCGTACGGCCTTCCAAATCGGATTCGCCATTTATCTGCCGTTCATCATCATCGATGCCGTCGTCGCCTCGGTGCTCATGAGTATGGGCATGATGATGCTGCCACCAGCGATGATCTCACTGCCCTTCAAGTTGTTGCTCTTCGTGCTGGTCGATGGATGGACGCTCACCATCACGAGCCTCGTGCAGAGCTTCAAGTAG